The Raphanus sativus cultivar WK10039 chromosome 2, ASM80110v3, whole genome shotgun sequence DNA segment AGTACTACTACTActtatgtttctgtttttgaGTTGTTGTTCTTGTTTGAGACTTGGAAGTACTTATGTTTCTGGTGTGTTTTACTTCGTTGcagtttttactttttgttttcttgtttaaCAAGGCTTGTTATTGTGCTTTGACATTTGATGAGTTTGGTTTAAATTTCGGTTTTCTTTTGGTTACAAAtcttatttcggatacattttatCCGAACCGGTTAGGACCCAATTGGTTTGGATCTGATTTCGGTActtttttaaaccgaaaattagGTACCCAATTATTTCGGATAAAATATGTTTACTTTCATCAAATAATTGAACCGATCCGGAACCGGTTGGAAGCGATCCGAAACCGAATCAAAAGTCTTCAAAGTAATCATTGGATACAATTTTCTTATAACCGAATACCCGGACCCGAACGGATCctacccgaaaccgacccgaataCCCGAAATCCCAACCCTAGTTAAAGCGTTCCGTGAATTCCTAAAGGATCCGAGTTTGAATTTACATCATACAACATTTCCACGCGCCACCGGAGCTTTCGTATTCTTTTTTCCTAGGAAATGGTTAACCGTTTTTTTAGTTATGTACCATAGAccttttagatatttttttctagTTGTTCACGCTATTACCACCAACTGAAGGAAAAGTCACCAGAGACGAACCTACCTTATGAGAGATCACCAGGGACGAACCTACCTTATGACTTTATGAGATGTGGAAGTTGTCAACCATTATCTTTTCAATCAGAATAATTTTATACTAAGTTTTAAAAATGCCTcagataaaaatttaaatttgtaaatatattaatagtGTTTTAGTTGTTTCTAGATCTGCCACTAGAAGTCACCATTGATCCTAACTTATCCAGCTGCATCATATATGGGTTTGACCAAGTGAGGCACGATAACGGAGGTAAGTTGCGATCCTTCTAGAAATTGCTCTTTTCATCACCAAATGATTTAACCAAATGCTGTTTTTCTATATGAAGACATCACCAAATGTTTTAACCAAATGCTGTTTTTCTATATGAAGACGAAATTCTCATACAAACTTCTACGCACTTTTACGAAATCTCATTTCTGCAAACATTGCAAACAGTTAAGGCCCTAGTATTTTACTTAGTGGGCCGTAAATAAGcccattttatatttacatcCGCCCGAATATCTATCTTCCATTCCATATCTTCGCATACGAGCGAGTCGCCGGTTTCGCATCGCTTCAGGACTCAGGAGTCAGAACTCATAAGCACCAAACTCAGCCCCAATGTCTCACTGAGTCCACCCGGGGTGCTTCGTATTCCAAGTTCTATCTTGTTCCATCGTCCTCTCGTATTTTCGTTTCTAATTGTAAGTCTTTTATATCTGTTATTCCTCGAAGGTTTTTTTCTTCTCGATCTCAAAGTAGACAGACAGATCTAAGATCAATAAATGTAGTTGGTCCTGCTCTAATCATAGAAACTTAATTGTGATGTTTAGGTAATGCAATCGTTgcagaaaccctaatttcggaGGGTTGTGTAAAAAGTAGCAATGGTTAAAAACGCAATTAGTGATGGTGAGTGGACAGTGGTCTTACCTAGTAAACGAAGACATGGGAAAATAAAACCTAAACCTAAGattcaggaagaagaagaagaagaagaagaagaagaagaagagaagccgTGGAAGTCTGATGATCTTGAAGTTGATCCCCAAAGGCAAGCAAGAGTAAAGCAGAAGATGGAAAACTCTATCAAGAAAGTCGAGAGCTCAAAATTCTACGCAGCATTCTTAGAAAAGCTCAAATGCCCCGAGGTTTCGGACCAGTTTCGCCTGGTGTTAGGTGACGAAACACAGCTTCAGATGGTTATGTACGGTATAGGAAGCATCGAGTCTTACGAATCTCCAAGGTTTCAGCTCAGCGTTGCAATCTTGATGAAGAGGGAGTTTGAATGGGTTGGTAACATTGAAGTGTTCGATCCGGTCCTCTCGGTGACTGAATCTAGTGTCTTGGAATCTCTGGGGTGTACTGTTTTGTCTGTGAACGAGCAAGCTCGTAGGGAAGCTTTGAAGCCTACTCTTTTCTTCATGCCGCACTGTGAGGCTAATCTGTATAGCAACCTGTTGCAAGCGAACTGGAGGATGGATCGGTTGCGCAGGATTGCATTGTTTGGGAACAGCTTTCAGATGTATGAGGAGCAGGTGACGTTTAAACCGAATGTCATCCGTGCTACCAAACGGATCATAGCTGCACGGGGATTCACTAGTGAGTTTGCTATTGAGACTGTATCTGATGATTATTTTCCAGCGTTCCATGATTCGAGCTGGCATTTTTTCAGCCCCGGTTTAGATTCGGAGCTGCCATTGTTGGTTTCAGAGGGATTATAGATCATTGCTTTTTTGCACTTGTCAGGTCTTTGTGTTTGTCTATCCTCTTCCTGCATAAGTTTAACCATTTGAAGTTGTTGACTTATCATTGGTTTAATATTTGCTTGAAACAATGAAATATGTTATCACAAATTTTCATAATCTCTTCAGTAAGTTGTATTTAGTTTTCACAGCTAAGTTGTTGTTCTTGGCTATATTTGTGTTTGTTCTGACTCCAAGTTGTGGTAATCAGTTGGTA contains these protein-coding regions:
- the LOC108821731 gene encoding protein SENSITIVITY TO RED LIGHT REDUCED 1, with protein sequence MVKNAISDGEWTVVLPSKRRHGKIKPKPKIQEEEEEEEEEEEEKPWKSDDLEVDPQRQARVKQKMENSIKKVESSKFYAAFLEKLKCPEVSDQFRLVLGDETQLQMVMYGIGSIESYESPRFQLSVAILMKREFEWVGNIEVFDPVLSVTESSVLESLGCTVLSVNEQARREALKPTLFFMPHCEANLYSNLLQANWRMDRLRRIALFGNSFQMYEEQVTFKPNVIRATKRIIAARGFTSEFAIETVSDDYFPAFHDSSWHFFSPGLDSELPLLVSEGL